The Christiangramia forsetii KT0803 DNA segment ATGTTTTGTTATGGTGCAGCAACAGCTCCCAATACATATAATTGATCCATGGTTGGTGATTCACTACCACCTGCAGGTTCAAGTGTTATTCCAAAGGCTTCAGATTCATTAGCATTTTCAAGAGCAAAAATCTTATTGTCATCCATTGTAAATTCCTCTAATAGACCAATACTTGTTGGTGTTAAAGGCTCCAGTTTTAATGACCAAACCTGGTAAACTTTTCCACGTGGTGGTTCAGGAAGATCTTTTGCATCTATATATGCTTTATTCTCTTTCTTGTTCCAGTAAACCGCAGCGTATGCTCCTGGATCAACATTTTGACCCTGTAATGGCACTTTGGATACTTCTTTATCCCTAAGCACGGCCAAAAGTTCTTCGGTCTTTTCGGCATCGTCCCTGGAATCTGCTATTTGCTGTTCCATTGCTGCAGATCGAGCTTTTTCAGAATTCAATTCCTCTCTTAAGTTATTCTTATCTTCAAAGACAAAGAATAGCCCGATTAGTAACACTACAGTTGCCGCCCAACCGAAATAAGATACCCAATCTGTTTCTTTCTTTCGCTCAATATTGATAACCGTATCATCAGATTTGTCTGATAATTTCTGTTTAATACTTGCCAGTAAAGCTTCGGCATTATAAGAAGGAGCTACTGAAGCAGATAATTTTTGTAATGCTACTTCAATCTCTTCAACTTCTTTACGAATTTCAGGATGTTCTTTTAAAGCCATACTTACCTCACGGCTTTCAGCATCTGTAAGAGCACCGTAAACGTAAAGTTCAAGTATTCCCGACGATATGTATTCTTTTATATCCATGTACTATTCTACTAACATTTCACGAAGTTTGTTAATACAGGCTCTGTTCTTCGTTTTTACAGTTCCCAAAGGCATTTCAAGCTCTTCTGCTGTTTCCTTTTGGGTAAAACCTTTAAAGAATAACAAGTCTATTAGTTTTTTACAAACAGGCTTTAAAACATCGATATATTTTTGAACCCCGATAGCATCAGCTTTAGCTGAGAAATTAGACTTGCTTTCTAAAATATCTACGAAATTATCTGCGGTAAGGTTTTTCTGGTTGTTTTTGTGTCTCTTAGAACGCAATTGATCTATAGAGGCATTCCTGGCAATGTTAAGTATCCATGTAAAGAATCTTCCCTTATCTGAATTGTAACTAGATGAATTATTCCATATTTTTAAGAAAACATCCTGAAGTATTTCTTCAGCTATTTTCTCATCGTGAACAATACTATAGATTATTCCGTAGGTACTTTCAGAATATAGTTCATAGATTCGTTCAAAGGCTCTCTGATTACCGTTCTGTAATTCGAGAATTAAACCGTCTTGCTGCATAAATGTTATTTGAGGAAATAAATATAGGCTTAAATACCAAATAAAAAAAGCGGCCGTTAAGCCGCTTTTATCTTTTATTCTGTAGAAATTATTTCTTGATCACACCACAACCTACACGGGTTCCGGCAGCACCAGATGGTTGAGATGTGTAATCATCTACGCCATCATGAACGATCACGGCCTTCCCTAAAATATCTTTTTTAGAGTCTCCGCAACCAATACACCACTCTTCAGTGCTCATATTAACGGTTCCATTTCCATTAGCATCAACCTCAAAATTACCTATATCACCTTTATGGAAACCTTCAGAATCACCCCATTCTCCATGCTGAGCATCTGTAGGATTCCAGTGACCTCCGGCAGATTTTCCATCTGCAGCAGAACAATCTCCTTTTTCATGAATATGAATGGCATGTGTACCCTCAGCAAGTCCTGAAATAATTGCAGTCATAGAGACTTCACCATCTTCCTGGGTAAATACAACATTACCACTAAGCTTGGAGTCACTAACAGCCTGAAGAGAAACTTTTACTTTCTTTACTTCTTCCTCTTTTTTGGTTTCCATATCAGATTTCATTTCAGTTTCTGACTGGTCATCCATTTCCTTTTCTTTTTTCTCATTCTTACAGCTTGTAAAAATTAATCCAGCACAAAGAATAAGAGACAAACTAATACGTTTCATAATATTTTGATTGGTTAAACTATCAATTAATAAATCTAAATTAAGCCTATTCACAGGCACCACCAAAGATTTAAGGATAGCTTAACAATGGCTTTATTGCTCTAATTCTCCTATGAATCTATTAGTCTGGTGGCGATCTGAGCTTTTGCAGATAATGTTTTATGTACAGGACATTTATCTGCAATTTCCATGAGTCTCTTCAATTGTTTCTCGTCCAGATTTCCCTCAATAGAAATTTCCCTTTCAAAACTATCAATCTTTGCCATATCATTTTCACACTCCTCACAATCACTAGCATGCTTTTTAGAATAACTTACGTGTGTTTCTACATTATCGATCTTCCATTTTTTTCTACGGGCATACATTTGAATAGTCATAGAAGTACAGGCTGCCAGGCCACTAGAAACCAGTTCGTAAGGGTTGGGCCCAAGATCGCTACCGCCCACTTTTATAGGTTCGTCTGCAACCAGATGATGATTTCCCGCTATAATTTGAGTTGTAAAACCAGTTGCTCCCAGATTGGCCATTACTTCATGGTCTGTTTTTAATTCTGGAGCTTTCGGTTCTTTTATATATTTACTTGCCCAGGCCGAAATAACTGTTCCAACATATTCAGAATCTGCTTTTGTGCTCAGCATATGGTCTGCACCATCAATAGAAATAAAACTCTTGGGATGCCATGCAGATTTGTACAGCTCCTCAGCATGATTTATAGAAACTATTTCATCTTGCGGAGAGTGCATCACTAATAAAGCCTTTCTTATTTCCTTTAAAGCAGAAGCATCCTGGTTTTTTTTAAGATCATCAATAAATTGCTTTTTGATTTTGAAACTTCGCCCTCCAATTTTCACATCGGCAAAACCTT contains these protein-coding regions:
- a CDS encoding anti-sigma factor, which encodes MDIKEYISSGILELYVYGALTDAESREVSMALKEHPEIRKEVEEIEVALQKLSASVAPSYNAEALLASIKQKLSDKSDDTVINIERKKETDWVSYFGWAATVVLLIGLFFVFEDKNNLREELNSEKARSAAMEQQIADSRDDAEKTEELLAVLRDKEVSKVPLQGQNVDPGAYAAVYWNKKENKAYIDAKDLPEPPRGKVYQVWSLKLEPLTPTSIGLLEEFTMDDNKIFALENANESEAFGITLEPAGGSESPTMDQLYVLGAVAAP
- a CDS encoding RNA polymerase sigma factor encodes the protein MQQDGLILELQNGNQRAFERIYELYSESTYGIIYSIVHDEKIAEEILQDVFLKIWNNSSSYNSDKGRFFTWILNIARNASIDQLRSKRHKNNQKNLTADNFVDILESKSNFSAKADAIGVQKYIDVLKPVCKKLIDLLFFKGFTQKETAEELEMPLGTVKTKNRACINKLREMLVE
- a CDS encoding superoxide dismutase family protein, which codes for MKRISLSLILCAGLIFTSCKNEKKEKEMDDQSETEMKSDMETKKEEEVKKVKVSLQAVSDSKLSGNVVFTQEDGEVSMTAIISGLAEGTHAIHIHEKGDCSAADGKSAGGHWNPTDAQHGEWGDSEGFHKGDIGNFEVDANGNGTVNMSTEEWCIGCGDSKKDILGKAVIVHDGVDDYTSQPSGAAGTRVGCGVIKK
- a CDS encoding alpha/beta fold hydrolase is translated as MKKLEVSFKNSDSRELKGVLELPTNSQPSNFILFAHCFTCNKNFHAPSNISKNLASKGYGVLRFDFTGLGDSEGEFEDTNFSSNVGDLLAAAEFLKKEYKAPVMIVGHSLGGAAALFASQKLDSVKCMVTINAPSNLSHVQKHFESSSEEILNKGFADVKIGGRSFKIKKQFIDDLKKNQDASALKEIRKALLVMHSPQDEIVSINHAEELYKSAWHPKSFISIDGADHMLSTKADSEYVGTVISAWASKYIKEPKAPELKTDHEVMANLGATGFTTQIIAGNHHLVADEPIKVGGSDLGPNPYELVSSGLAACTSMTIQMYARRKKWKIDNVETHVSYSKKHASDCEECENDMAKIDSFEREISIEGNLDEKQLKRLMEIADKCPVHKTLSAKAQIATRLIDS